GCGGTGAATAACTTTGCCGCGCCGAAAAAAGGTTCTGGTGAAAAAGTCTTGCCCCCGAGGTCTGTTGCCTTCGGGGTGTGTGGCCGGCCCACATCCACGGATCAGGGAGTCGTCTGCCCACGAATCGCACGAATTACACGGATGAAAACAGGCTTTCGCTCGGTTCGATGAGAATCAGGATTTTCGACCGTCTGGATGGAACTCCAGGATAGCGATGAATTCTCCATCCATCCGTGTGATCCGTGGTTGCCCTAGAAAAGGATCAGCCGTTTTCCTTGGAACAGGCGCAGGTGGACCGGATTGATTTTCTGCGTTCCCGCGCGCATCCTCGTGTTGATGTCTTTGAAGGTCATTCTGGTGATGGCAGTCCTTATTCTAGCGCTTGCTTGGTTTGGGCTTCGAACGAGCCAGACCACGAGCGTCCTGCCCGCTCCTGTTTTGCCGGAGTTGGACCGCGCCGCTTTGGTCTTGGAGAACCGGCGGTTGCGGCAGACAAACGCCACGGGGCCCTTTACGGGTTGGATGACGACCTTCTACCCGGGGGGAACTTTGCAGTCGCGGTCTTTCGTTTCCAACGGGGTGTTGCACGGGGTTTCCCAGGGCTGGTTCACCAACGGGGTTTTGCAAATCGTGGAACAATTTGAGAACGGGGTATCGCACGGCACCCGGGTGAAGTATTTCGATTCCGGGGCGACCCAATCGGTCGGGCAGATTCAACAGGGCAAGATGGAAGGGGCGTTTGTGCGTTACCACGAGCAAGGCGGGATCGCGGAGAGAATCTCGCTTTCGAACGGGCTGCCGCATGGCGACTCCTTCGCCTACCATCCCAACGGACGGATCAAGGCCAGGGCGAAACTCGATCAGGGGCAGGTTGTGGAGTCGCAGAATTTCAACGAGCAGGGTGAACCCGTGACGAACAAGACCCGTTGACCGGGTTTGGGACGGGATCGCCGGATTTCCTTCCTCCGCGTCCTGGCGCCTCCGGATTATCGCAAGGGCAAGGGGGTGAGGCTCGGATCTGAAGTGGAGCGAGGAGGGATCGAGCTTACCGAAGCGGAAGGGTTCGCGTGCGTGATGGTGGAGACGAGATGCTTCAAACGATGGACGAATGCGAACTCGGACGCGGAGGTCCAATGGGCGCCGAACGAACGCGCAACCTTGTTGGCGATCGAACGCAGATCCTTGTCACATGAAACGGTTCGCTTGAGGTACACGCGGCTGTTGTAGTCGAGGTATCCCCCGATCTCGTCAACGTAGCATACCACATGCACCAGGCCGGGCATGCGAACCGCGATCAGGTGAGGGCGGAAACCACGCTGGCTCAGGATCTCGGCGGCGAGCGTGGCGTAGTCGTCGCAATCCCCCAACTCGGTCGCGAGAAACATCTCCGGAAGCTGTACTTCCTCGAAGAATTGATAGCGAAATTCGCTGAAGTAAGACGCGAATCGTTGCGGAGTCAGCTTGGGCTCCCTCCGAAGGTCGTCGAGCGTGACCGGGCGGGCTCCCAAGGTGGAACAAATCAAACCCGCAGCCAGGCAAAGCGAAATCCGCAGGGACCCCGGCAGGGGTAGGCGGACGCGCGAGGCGGAGAAATCGGAGCTACGGTCTCGCATGGCACCGGTGGAGTATGGCAAAAGCAGAACTCGATCTCCATCTGAATCGGCAGGAATTGGGGATGAGTTGAGGTTCGGAATCCGCCGGCGGTTGACGACGGTTCGTTCTGCAGGTGCTGGCGGAGCGCGGTGTTTGAGCCGAATCAGCTCGACGCGTCCGCAAATTGCCGACGCGCGCCGTTCACGTGGCTTCCTTACACCCAAGCCCGTCCGCGGAGAGCTTTTCCCGGTCGATGTCTCGCCCCTCAAGCCCTGGCCAGACGCTCGCCGCTTGAATTTGCCATGCCCCTTTGAAGAAACACCCTGAAGCGCCGTGAACGGCGCGCCCCGACGAAGTGTGGATGCAGGCCAATATGGCGCGGGCCGTCATGGACAGCCATGACGGAGTCTGGCAAGCTCTTGACTTCAGCCCGCATGGACCTTGCACCCAGGCAATTTCGATTTCAGACCTTGCGATGCCTTCGCTGGTCCGGGGCTTTTTTGGTGTTTTGCCTTGGCAGCCTGATGCCGTCCAGGGCGGCGGTCGAGGCCAAGGCTCATTGGTCCTTCAAGCCTTTGCAGTCTCCGGCGGTTCCCGAGGCCATCCCGGGCTGGAAACCGCGGAATCCCATCGATCGCTTCGTTCATTCCGGTCTTCGCCGGCGAGGACTGCGTCCTTCCGTCGAAG
This sequence is a window from Verrucomicrobiota bacterium. Protein-coding genes within it:
- a CDS encoding toxin-antitoxin system YwqK family antitoxin → MLMSLKVILVMAVLILALAWFGLRTSQTTSVLPAPVLPELDRAALVLENRRLRQTNATGPFTGWMTTFYPGGTLQSRSFVSNGVLHGVSQGWFTNGVLQIVEQFENGVSHGTRVKYFDSGATQSVGQIQQGKMEGAFVRYHEQGGIAERISLSNGLPHGDSFAYHPNGRIKARAKLDQGQVVESQNFNEQGEPVTNKTR